In Vibrio sp. 10N, the following proteins share a genomic window:
- a CDS encoding NAD(P)H-dependent oxidoreductase — protein MPENNKKVLVLYAHPSQRRSEVNAPMFRDAASVKGVTAVDLYYEYPTYNINIDKEQQRLIDHDVIIFQFPLYWYSTPSILKEWQDLVLEYGFAYGQEGTALHGKTFLCAISAGGKADAYQTDGYNHFTIRELLQPLEQTATLTGMTYLPPFCLFGSRTAQEERRIPDHRERWRELLTLLVAGDFDIHRAMPMEKLNHYWPQEQTTKSDEGAS, from the coding sequence ATGCCCGAAAACAACAAAAAAGTTCTTGTGCTTTACGCTCACCCTTCCCAACGCCGCTCTGAGGTCAACGCTCCCATGTTCCGAGACGCAGCTTCAGTGAAAGGGGTTACTGCAGTAGATCTCTATTACGAGTACCCTACCTACAACATCAATATCGATAAAGAGCAACAGCGCCTTATCGACCATGACGTGATTATTTTTCAGTTCCCACTCTATTGGTATTCGACGCCATCGATTCTAAAAGAGTGGCAAGATTTAGTCCTTGAATACGGGTTTGCATATGGGCAAGAAGGCACCGCGTTACACGGGAAAACGTTCTTGTGTGCCATTTCTGCTGGAGGTAAAGCAGACGCATATCAAACCGATGGTTACAACCATTTTACTATCCGAGAATTACTTCAACCGCTCGAACAAACCGCAACCTTAACAGGAATGACCTATTTACCGCCATTTTGCCTGTTTGGGTCTCGTACAGCACAAGAAGAACGCAGAATACCCGATCATAGGGAGCGTTGGCGCGAGCTACTCACTCTGTTGGTCGCGGGAGATTTCGACATACATCGCGCTATGCCAATGGAAAAGCTCAATCACTACTGGCCACAAGAACAAACCACTAAATCTGATGAGGGCGCGTCATGA
- a CDS encoding GNAT family N-acetyltransferase, with translation MTKIFIRPAINNDARSLHALYQKTIRTVNCKDYNEIQIDGWAPLDMKTEVFERYIVSKQPLVATDGESILGYSDLQPDGLIDHFYCHYQAQGQGVGRALMNAIHLKASELGISKLYSFVSVTAKPFYLHFGFHVVRENEANIRGVLLQNYLMEKELR, from the coding sequence TTGACTAAGATATTTATTAGACCAGCGATAAACAATGATGCTAGGTCGCTACATGCTCTCTATCAGAAAACAATTCGCACTGTAAACTGCAAAGATTACAATGAGATACAGATTGATGGATGGGCGCCGTTAGATATGAAAACTGAGGTGTTTGAGCGTTATATCGTTTCGAAACAGCCTTTGGTGGCCACAGATGGCGAAAGTATCTTAGGTTATAGTGACCTCCAACCCGATGGCCTCATCGATCACTTCTATTGTCATTATCAAGCGCAGGGGCAAGGTGTCGGACGTGCGTTAATGAACGCCATCCATCTTAAAGCGAGCGAGTTGGGGATATCTAAGCTTTACTCATTTGTTAGTGTCACTGCGAAACCGTTTTATCTTCATTTCGGTTTTCATGTCGTAAGGGAAAATGAAGCGAATATTCGTGGTGTGTTGTTACAAAACTATTTGATGGAAAAAGAACTCCGTTGA
- the pheT gene encoding phenylalanine--tRNA ligase subunit beta — MKFSESWLREWVNPSVSTDELTHQITMAGLEVDDVLPVAGSFTGVKVGKVVECGQHPDADKLRVTKVDVGAEELLDIVCGAPNCREGLKVAVATVGAVLPGDFKIKKAKLRGQPSHGMLCSFTELGIDVESDGIMELAEDAAIGTDFRDFLGLDDVTVDVDLTANRADCFSIRGLAREVGVLNRADVTAPAVNPVEASIADVASIEVKATEACPRYLGRIVKNVNVQAETPLWMQEKLRRCGIRSIDPVVDITNYVLLEQGQPMHAFDLAKIEGGIVVRMAEQGEKLTLLDGNEAELNADTLVVADHNKALAIAGIFGGEESGVTTETKDVLLECAFFAPDHIRGRARSYGLHTDSSMRFERGVDYALQASAMERATELLVEICGGEVAPVVTVESDADLPKPNTVELRRTKLDSLLGHHIADAEVVEILERLGLTVETTDTGWTGVAPTWRFDIAIEQDLIEEVGRIYGYDNIPNQHPAATLKMHNHVEANLPLKRVRDLLVDRGYHEAITYSFVEPEQQKLVVPGVEPLILPFPISAEMSAMRLGLIQGLLNTVVHNQKRQQPRVRLFEYGLRFIPCENAENGMRQEPMLAGVIAGTRSEEHWDIETNTVDFFDLKGDLEAILELSANEKAYSFAAAKHPALHPGQSAAIIVDGKEVGVIGTVHPELERKFGLNGRTIVFEVEWSAINTKVIPEAAGLSKFPANRRDIAVVVDEAVASGDIVAACLEQGGEFLKDAKLFDVYVGKGVEEGKKSLAIALTLQSLERTLEDADIAGAVDAIVAHISEKFGAALRD, encoded by the coding sequence ATGAAATTCAGCGAATCATGGCTTCGTGAGTGGGTAAACCCTTCAGTTTCTACTGACGAGCTTACGCACCAAATTACAATGGCTGGTCTAGAGGTGGACGACGTACTGCCTGTAGCTGGCTCTTTCACTGGCGTTAAAGTAGGTAAAGTGGTTGAGTGCGGTCAGCACCCAGACGCAGACAAACTACGCGTAACTAAAGTTGATGTTGGCGCAGAAGAACTGCTAGACATCGTTTGTGGCGCACCTAACTGCCGTGAAGGTCTGAAAGTAGCAGTAGCAACAGTTGGTGCTGTTCTTCCGGGCGATTTCAAAATCAAGAAAGCAAAACTACGCGGTCAACCTTCACACGGTATGCTGTGCTCATTCACTGAGCTAGGCATCGATGTTGAATCTGACGGCATCATGGAATTGGCTGAAGATGCAGCGATCGGTACTGATTTCCGCGACTTCCTAGGTCTTGATGACGTGACTGTTGACGTTGACCTAACAGCAAACCGCGCTGACTGTTTCAGCATCCGTGGTCTTGCTCGTGAAGTTGGCGTTCTAAACCGTGCTGACGTAACAGCACCAGCAGTTAACCCTGTTGAAGCATCTATTGCTGATGTAGCTTCTATTGAAGTTAAAGCAACTGAAGCGTGTCCTCGTTACCTAGGTCGTATCGTTAAGAATGTGAACGTTCAAGCTGAAACACCACTATGGATGCAAGAGAAACTGCGTCGTTGTGGTATTCGCTCAATCGATCCTGTTGTAGACATCACTAACTATGTGCTTCTTGAGCAAGGTCAGCCAATGCACGCGTTCGATCTTGCTAAGATTGAAGGCGGCATCGTTGTTCGTATGGCAGAGCAGGGCGAGAAACTGACTCTTCTAGACGGTAACGAAGCGGAGCTAAATGCCGATACACTGGTTGTAGCAGACCACAATAAAGCACTAGCAATCGCTGGTATCTTTGGCGGTGAAGAGTCTGGTGTAACAACTGAGACGAAAGACGTGCTTCTAGAGTGTGCGTTCTTCGCACCTGACCACATTCGTGGTCGCGCTCGTAGCTACGGTCTACATACGGATTCTTCAATGCGTTTTGAGCGTGGTGTTGACTACGCACTACAAGCAAGCGCAATGGAGCGTGCGACAGAGCTTCTTGTTGAAATCTGTGGTGGTGAAGTAGCACCGGTAGTGACAGTAGAATCTGACGCTGATCTTCCTAAGCCAAACACTGTTGAACTACGTCGCACTAAGCTAGATTCACTTCTTGGTCACCACATCGCTGACGCTGAAGTAGTCGAGATTCTAGAGCGTCTTGGTCTGACAGTAGAGACTACAGATACAGGTTGGACTGGTGTAGCGCCAACATGGCGTTTTGACATCGCAATCGAACAAGACCTAATTGAAGAAGTGGGTCGTATCTACGGTTACGATAACATTCCAAATCAACACCCTGCTGCAACACTTAAGATGCACAACCACGTTGAAGCGAACCTTCCGCTTAAACGTGTACGCGATCTTCTTGTTGACCGTGGTTACCATGAGGCGATCACTTACAGCTTCGTTGAGCCAGAGCAGCAGAAACTCGTAGTACCAGGTGTTGAGCCACTGATTCTGCCTTTCCCAATCTCTGCGGAAATGTCAGCAATGCGTCTTGGTCTTATCCAGGGCCTTCTAAATACCGTTGTTCACAACCAGAAGCGTCAGCAACCACGTGTTCGCCTGTTCGAATACGGTCTGCGTTTCATCCCTTGCGAAAATGCTGAGAACGGTATGCGCCAAGAGCCTATGCTTGCAGGTGTGATTGCTGGTACTCGTAGCGAAGAGCATTGGGATATTGAAACTAACACAGTTGACTTCTTTGACCTTAAAGGCGACCTAGAAGCGATTCTAGAACTGTCTGCAAACGAGAAAGCGTACTCATTTGCTGCAGCGAAACACCCAGCACTTCATCCAGGTCAATCTGCAGCAATCATTGTTGATGGCAAAGAGGTGGGGGTAATTGGTACCGTTCACCCAGAGCTTGAGCGCAAGTTCGGTCTAAACGGTCGTACTATCGTATTCGAAGTTGAATGGTCTGCGATCAACACGAAAGTGATCCCAGAAGCGGCAGGACTTTCTAAGTTCCCTGCAAACCGTCGTGACATCGCTGTTGTTGTTGATGAAGCGGTCGCTTCTGGCGACATCGTTGCAGCTTGCTTAGAGCAAGGTGGCGAGTTCCTAAAAGACGCGAAATTGTTTGACGTTTACGTAGGTAAGGGCGTTGAGGAAGGCAAGAAGAGTCTAGCGATTGCTTTGACTCTACAGTCTCTAGAGCGCACGCTTGAAGATGCTGATATCGCAGGTGCGGTAGACGCCATTGTTGCTCATATTTCTGAGAAATTTGGTGCAGCATTGCGTGACTAA
- a CDS encoding GNAT family N-acetyltransferase, with protein MIENMFEVKALKQDELPLDILLIADPEEAAINVYRQRCQAYAAFLQDKIVAALLVEVDNSRQTAELFNIAVYSEYQGRGFGGVLLDETLKMLAETGIKQVELGTGTFGYQLSFYQKHGFRVDSIVKDFFLDNYDEPIFEQGIQHKDMLRLVWRR; from the coding sequence ATGATTGAAAATATGTTTGAAGTTAAAGCATTGAAGCAAGATGAGTTACCGTTGGACATATTGCTGATTGCCGACCCTGAAGAAGCCGCTATCAATGTCTATCGTCAGCGTTGTCAGGCTTATGCGGCCTTTTTACAAGATAAGATTGTTGCGGCGCTGTTAGTGGAAGTTGATAACAGCCGTCAGACCGCAGAGCTGTTTAATATCGCCGTTTACAGTGAATATCAAGGCAGGGGGTTTGGTGGCGTGCTGTTAGATGAGACCCTGAAAATGCTCGCTGAAACTGGGATCAAGCAAGTTGAACTTGGTACGGGCACGTTTGGTTATCAGCTATCTTTCTATCAAAAACATGGCTTTCGAGTCGACAGTATTGTGAAAGATTTCTTTCTCGATAACTATGATGAGCCAATCTTTGAACAAGGTATTCAACATAAGGATATGCTTCGTCTGGTGTGGCGCCGTTAA
- the pheS gene encoding phenylalanine--tRNA ligase subunit alpha, with protein MQHLEEIIANAGTAIDAADSLVALDEVRVQYLGKKGELTAQLQSLGKLPPEERRSAGQEINKAKGVVQQAIAARKDALQRAELEAKLAAETIDVTLPGRRIENGGLHPVTRTVERIEKFFGELGFSTESGPEIEDAFHNFDALNIAEDHPARTDHDTFFFNPDLMLRTHTSGVQIRTMENGKPPFRFIAPGRVYRNDYDQTHTPMFHQVEGMLVDENVNFAQLKGILHDFLTNFFEEDLEVRYRPSYFPFTEPSMEVDVKRKDGKWLEILGCGMVHPNVLRSVGIDPEKYSGFAFGIGIERLAMLRYGVNDLRSFFENDLRFLKQFK; from the coding sequence ATGCAACATCTAGAAGAGATCATTGCTAACGCGGGCACAGCGATTGACGCTGCAGACTCGCTAGTCGCACTTGACGAAGTGCGTGTTCAGTATCTAGGTAAGAAAGGTGAGCTAACCGCTCAACTTCAAAGCCTAGGTAAACTACCACCAGAAGAACGCCGCAGTGCTGGTCAAGAGATCAACAAAGCTAAAGGCGTGGTTCAGCAAGCTATCGCAGCACGCAAAGATGCACTACAACGTGCAGAGCTTGAAGCGAAACTAGCGGCAGAAACTATCGACGTAACCCTACCAGGTCGTCGTATCGAGAACGGCGGTCTGCACCCAGTTACTCGTACTGTTGAGCGTATTGAAAAGTTCTTTGGTGAGTTAGGCTTTAGCACTGAGTCTGGTCCTGAAATTGAAGATGCATTCCACAACTTTGATGCACTGAACATTGCAGAAGATCACCCAGCTCGTACTGACCACGACACCTTCTTCTTCAATCCAGATCTGATGCTACGTACACACACGTCTGGCGTACAGATCCGTACGATGGAAAATGGCAAACCACCATTCCGCTTCATCGCACCGGGCCGTGTTTACCGTAACGACTACGACCAAACACACACGCCAATGTTCCACCAAGTGGAAGGCATGCTGGTTGACGAAAATGTTAACTTCGCACAGCTGAAAGGTATCCTGCACGATTTCCTAACCAACTTCTTCGAAGAAGATCTTGAAGTTCGTTACCGTCCGTCATACTTCCCATTCACTGAACCTTCAATGGAAGTGGACGTTAAGCGTAAAGATGGTAAATGGCTAGAAATCCTGGGCTGTGGCATGGTGCACCCAAATGTACTTCGCAGCGTAGGCATTGACCCTGAAAAATACTCTGGTTTTGCATTCGGCATCGGTATCGAGCGTCTAGCGATGCTTCGCTACGGTGTAAATGACCTACGTTCGTTCTTCGAGAACGACCTACGTTTCCTAAAACAGTTCAAGTAA
- a CDS encoding class I SAM-dependent DNA methyltransferase gives MMGEMYTKHADKYAEAIENNAYNALYERPSTLALVGEVSNKRVLDLGCGPGIYAELFTKQGATVTAIDLSEEMVELTQRRIGDAVTSYSQDLTEGLPNENANQYDVVVCPLMIHYLEDLVPFFKEVQRVLKMGGIFVFSTHHPIIDFEDDAFNNYFDVERITEHWDTVGEPVEVSFFRRSLTNLFDSLSEAGFVLDKFSEGKPAPEMKVVAPETFERLSRRPNFIFIRAQAK, from the coding sequence CTGATGGGTGAGATGTACACCAAGCATGCGGACAAGTATGCCGAAGCGATTGAAAACAACGCCTATAATGCACTGTACGAGCGTCCCTCTACACTTGCGCTTGTTGGAGAAGTGAGTAATAAACGTGTGCTGGATTTGGGCTGTGGCCCTGGTATTTATGCGGAACTCTTCACTAAGCAAGGCGCGACTGTCACAGCGATTGATTTATCAGAAGAAATGGTAGAGTTGACCCAACGTCGTATTGGTGACGCTGTCACAAGTTACTCGCAAGACTTGACCGAAGGATTGCCCAACGAAAATGCTAATCAGTATGATGTCGTTGTTTGTCCGCTGATGATTCACTACTTAGAAGATTTGGTGCCGTTTTTTAAAGAAGTTCAACGTGTCTTGAAAATGGGGGGGATCTTTGTGTTTTCTACCCACCACCCGATCATCGACTTTGAAGATGATGCCTTTAATAACTACTTTGATGTAGAACGTATTACTGAGCACTGGGATACCGTCGGTGAGCCAGTGGAAGTCTCGTTCTTTAGACGCTCATTGACCAACTTATTTGATAGCTTATCTGAAGCTGGTTTCGTTTTGGACAAGTTTTCCGAAGGTAAGCCAGCGCCCGAGATGAAAGTGGTGGCTCCTGAGACATTTGAGCGATTATCTCGTCGTCCTAATTTCATTTTCATCCGAGCTCAAGCCAAATAA
- the ihfA gene encoding integration host factor subunit alpha — MALTKADLAENLFEKLGFSKRDAKETVEVFFEEIRKSLESGEQVKLSGFGNFDLRDKNERPGRNPKTGEDIPISARRVVTFRPGQKLKARVENIKVD, encoded by the coding sequence ATGGCGCTCACAAAAGCCGATCTGGCTGAGAACCTATTTGAGAAACTCGGATTCAGTAAAAGGGATGCCAAGGAAACGGTAGAAGTGTTTTTCGAAGAAATTAGAAAATCACTTGAAAGTGGCGAACAGGTAAAGCTGTCGGGTTTTGGTAATTTTGACTTGCGTGACAAGAATGAACGTCCAGGTCGAAATCCCAAGACTGGTGAAGACATTCCCATTTCCGCTCGACGCGTAGTGACATTCCGTCCGGGTCAGAAACTGAAGGCTCGAGTCGAAAATATCAAAGTAGATTAA
- a CDS encoding RelA/SpoT domain-containing protein has product MSTFLRTAALMLLVLSRAPAFAATLNQSDSTSTKGKQEQNEVCPSVFKHSLSGLYGIDAVQGAAFQPHNDFDILYSKAHQAQHELEALCKTTALLTDTDAYFAGVKSAERAKVKIDTELNGQVNQITDLARGTIVAQDVESLVGAYEALSREAQVVRVKNRFKSPAASGYRDLNILVKLPKTGIIAEVQLHLKDIADVKSGPEHDLYEIVQGIERRAAAENRALNEFETAQIASLRRQSMELYQNAWQPYITTNIRAA; this is encoded by the coding sequence ATGAGCACGTTTCTTCGTACTGCAGCACTAATGCTATTGGTACTCAGCCGCGCACCTGCATTTGCGGCAACGCTTAATCAATCCGATTCCACCTCAACAAAAGGAAAGCAAGAGCAAAACGAAGTTTGTCCATCTGTATTCAAACACAGTCTTAGTGGCTTGTACGGCATTGATGCTGTTCAGGGCGCTGCCTTCCAACCCCATAACGATTTTGACATCTTGTACAGCAAAGCCCACCAAGCTCAGCATGAGCTAGAAGCGCTTTGTAAAACCACCGCCCTACTGACTGACACCGACGCGTACTTTGCAGGCGTAAAATCTGCTGAACGAGCCAAAGTGAAGATTGACACTGAACTCAACGGCCAAGTTAATCAAATCACAGATCTGGCTCGAGGCACTATCGTCGCTCAAGACGTTGAGAGCTTAGTAGGCGCGTATGAAGCGCTTAGCCGTGAAGCTCAGGTAGTTAGGGTTAAAAACCGCTTTAAAAGCCCAGCAGCCTCTGGATACCGTGACCTCAACATTTTGGTTAAGCTACCCAAGACTGGAATTATCGCTGAAGTGCAGCTTCACCTAAAAGACATCGCTGATGTGAAGAGCGGACCTGAGCACGATTTGTATGAAATCGTTCAAGGAATTGAGCGCAGAGCTGCCGCTGAAAACCGCGCCCTAAATGAATTTGAAACCGCGCAAATTGCCAGCCTACGACGCCAGTCAATGGAGCTGTATCAAAACGCTTGGCAGCCATACATTACCACTAACATTCGAGCGGCTTAG